One genomic region from Esox lucius isolate fEsoLuc1 chromosome 24, fEsoLuc1.pri, whole genome shotgun sequence encodes:
- the LOC105006901 gene encoding uncharacterized protein LOC105006901 translates to MLTIHIVLFHITLLCAFTKPNEIKPTRVMVTKLGGTVTLACCNPNKSITRFDWYKQNFGQKPLHMASSVYRGQESHYPERFANVFTETKRLSIKRGEDSFNLTISEAEPGDSAMYYCSVSNIFDVTFEEGTVLIVKDSGSKCMSLNQQPVSESVHPGDSVTLNCTINTGTCEGEHSVYWFRRDSGESHPGIIYTNGDRSGQCMKSPESGSPTQSCVYNLPKSNLSLSDTGTYYCAVASCGEILFGNGTKLNVQDPLGNPIYPLLFIVISFLTTTVIINIIFCMRMKRSQCEHCAAGTLSHQTQHGNTSMSREELHDDDDDDNEGLTYAALKFTDKKSTKSKRLPREQRDLKEQKEQEPVYSRVSRQNRM, encoded by the exons ATGCTGACCATACATATTGTCTTGTTTCACATCACCTTGC TCTGTGCCTTCACCAAACCAAATGAGATCAAACCAACCCGTGTGATGGTTACCAAGCTGGGAGGCACTGTTACTCTCGCCTGCTGCAATCCAAACAAGTCGATTACCAGATTTGATTGGTACAAGCAGAATTTTGGACAGAAACCGCTTCACATGGCATCATCTGTTTATCGGGGCCAGGAGAGTCATTATCCCGAAAGGTTTGCCAATGTGTTTACTGAGACTAAACGTCTGAGTATCAAGAGAGGAGAAGACAGCTTCAACTTGACAATCTCCGAGGCAGAGCCTGGGGACTCGGCTATGTACTACTGTTCAGTTTCCAACATCTTTGATGTCACATTCGAAGAGGGTACTGTTTTAATTGTCAAAG ACTCAGGATCCAAATGCATGTCTTTGAATCAGCAACCTGTTTCAGAATCAGTCCATCCAGGAGACTCTGTGACTCTAAACTGTACAATAAACACTGGGACCTGTGAAGGAGAACACAGTGTCTATTGGTTCAGACGTGACTCAGGAGAATCCCATCCAGGAATAATTTATACCAATGGAGACAGGAGTGGTCAGTGTATGAAGAGCCCTGAGTCTGGGTCTCctacacagagctgtgtctacAACCTCCCCAAGAGCAACCTCAGCCTCTCTGATACTGGGACTTACTACTGTGCTGTGGCCTCATGTGGAGAGATACTGTTTGGGAATGGAACCAAGCTGAATGTTCAAG ACCCGTTGGGTAATCCGATTTATCCTCTACTCTTCATCGTTATTTCTTTCCTGACAACTACTGTAATTATCAACATTATATTCTGTATGAGAATGAAGAGGTCACAATGTGAACACTGTGCAG CAGGGACCCTTTCTCATCAAACCCAGCATGGGAACACCAGCATGTCACGTGAAGAG ctccatgatgatgatgatgatgataatgaaggCCTGACTTATGCCGCCCTGAAGTTCACTGACAAGAAAAGTACTAAGTCCAAGAGACTGCCTAGGGAACAGAGAGATTTGAAAGAGCAGAAAGAACAGGAACCCGTCTACTCTCGTGTGAGTCGTCAAAACCGAATGTGA